Part of the Chloroflexota bacterium genome is shown below.
GCGATTGTGCTCGGAGGAACCTGTGGGCTATCAATTAACTCCTGAAGTGGTTCGCGGAACCCGTGACCTTTTTGCCGCTGCCGTTCACCAACGTCAGGCGCTGATTCAGACATTAACCGCTACGTTTGATCAAGCTGGCTATGACCCAATTGAGTTGCCATTGCTTGAGCATCGTGAGTTGTATTTAAAGAAATCTGGTGATGATCTCATCGCCAAATTGTACCATTGGAATCAAGGTGGCCGTGATTTGGCCTTGCGCCCTGAATGGACAGCCTCGGTCTTACGAGCAGTCATCAGTGGCATGGGCGATGCGCCGATTCCCTTACGCTTGCGCTACGCTGGGCCGGTGTTTCGCTACGAACGCCCACGTCGCGCGACCTATCGCCAATTTACCCAAGTTGGCATCGAATTAATCGGTGCACCTGGCCCGTTAGCCGACGCTGAAGCCCTTGGTTTGGCTGTCACTGGCCTGCGCGAACTAGGCATTCAGCAATGGACATTAACCATTGGCCATATTGGTGTGATTAAGACGTTGCTCAATAGCCTCGGCTTACCCGAACGGATCACGTCGGCGCTTACCTGGAGCCTCGAACGAATTCGATCCAAAGGGCTTGATGCGGTTAAACAACAATGGCGCGACGATGACGACGATCTGCCAGTTGATTTAGCCAGCCTAGCCCACCTCGCCGACCAAGATCTTGAGACGCTGTTGTTGCGCGTATTACCCAGCCTTGGGGTGCGCCTCGATAGCGGCGGGCGTGAGCCACAAGCAATTATTCAACGCTTGGTGCGCAAGTTGCGCCGTGGCGACGATGTGCTTAATCTTGACCGCGCATGGCAGTTGCTTTCAGCCTTGACCGCTGCCCGTGGCCCAGCATCAGTTGTGATGCAACAGATGCGTGAGCTATGCCAAGAATATACGGTTGCACCCGACGCTTTGGATGAGTTGCAAACCAGCCTGACCTTACTTGAGGCATATGGCGTGCCAGCAGATCAGATTGTGCTGGATTTTGGCATGGGTCGTGGGTTGCACTACTACACTGGCCTGATTTTCGAGATCGATGGCGCTGATGGCTTGCAACTCTGTGGCGGTGGCCGCTATGATGATTTGGTTGCGGCGCTTGGTGGGCGAGCAACGCCCGCCGTTGGCTTTGCCTATGGCCTCGAACGAATCGTCGCGGCAGTTGCGCCAGCCGAAATTACCCCAGTTAAGAGTGTGTTGGTGGTTGGCGATGATCATGGCTTGGTAATTCAGGCAGCAGCAGCATTACGCCAACAAGGCTATCGTACGGCGGTTGATTTGCGCCAACGTTCGTATGCGGCCAATTTAAATGATGCCCGTCGGCGTGAGATGAGCCATTTAGCCTTGGTCAGTGTTGATGGCATTCAACTGCGCGATTTAAATGAACAGAAAACCCAATGATTGTGCTACACTACGCGGAGCATATTAAAAGGTAGGAATGGCAATGTTTGAGCAATTAGATCAAATTGAAAAAGAGGCCGCAGCGGCCTTAGCCAGCGTCCAATCGCTTGACGATTTGGCTGCATGGCGTACCCAATGGACTGGCAAAAAGGGCGCGTTGGCCCAAGCCAGTCAATCAATCGGCAAGCTCGACCCCAAAGATCGGCCAGCCTTTGGCCAACGCTTTGGCGCAATCAAGCAAGCCCTAAGCGAACAAGAAATCACTTTAGAAGCGCGTTTGCAAAGCGCGGCCTTGCATCAAGAGCTTGAAGAAGATGCGGTTGACATTAGTTTACCGGGGCGAGCCGCCAATATTGGCCGTTTGCACCCCAGCACTCAATCGCTGCGCCGAATTCAGCATATTTTTGCTGAAATGGGCTTTCAAGTCTGGGAAAGCCGCGAAGTCGAATCCGATGAGTATAACTTTGAATTGCTCAATATGCCGGCGCATCACCCAGCTCGCGATATGTGGGACACGTTCTATGTGCAATCCGACGATCCTCATCAAAAGGTCGTGTTGCGCACCCACACCTCGCCCGGCCAAATTCATGTCATGCGAACGTTGAATCCTGAGCCAATTCGGGTGATTTTGCCTGGTAAGTGTTATCGCTACGAGCCAGTCAGCGCCCGCTCCGAGATGATGTTCCATCAGGTTGAGGGCTTGGTAATCGGCAGAAACATTACCATGGCCGATCTCAAAGGTACATTGGCCAACTTTGCTCGGCGCATGTTTAAGGATGATGTGAAAGTGCGTTATCGGCCTTCATACTTCCCTTTCACTGAGCCAAGCGTCGAAGTCGATATCGAATGCTTCATTTGTGGTGGCGAAGGCTGTCGAATTTGCAAAAAGAGCGGCTGGCTGGAAATTCTGGGCGCAGGGATGGTGCACCCAACCGTCTTGCGCAACGGCGGCTATGATCCTGCTGAGTGGAGCGGCTTTGCCTTCGGGATGGGGCCAGAACGCCAAACCATGCTGCGCTACGACATCGACGACATTCGCTGGTTCTTCTCCAACGATGGTCGGTTCTTGGAACAATTCGGTTAATTCTCCAATCGGCGCTGAATGGCCTCATTCAGCGCCTTGCTTCAATGCCTGCATTACAACGCTTCCGCTATCATTGGCCTTTGCTGCTCCTACTGCTGGTGTATTGCACGCTAGCAGTCTGGTGGAGTACCC
Proteins encoded:
- the pheS gene encoding phenylalanine--tRNA ligase subunit alpha, coding for MAMFEQLDQIEKEAAAALASVQSLDDLAAWRTQWTGKKGALAQASQSIGKLDPKDRPAFGQRFGAIKQALSEQEITLEARLQSAALHQELEEDAVDISLPGRAANIGRLHPSTQSLRRIQHIFAEMGFQVWESREVESDEYNFELLNMPAHHPARDMWDTFYVQSDDPHQKVVLRTHTSPGQIHVMRTLNPEPIRVILPGKCYRYEPVSARSEMMFHQVEGLVIGRNITMADLKGTLANFARRMFKDDVKVRYRPSYFPFTEPSVEVDIECFICGGEGCRICKKSGWLEILGAGMVHPTVLRNGGYDPAEWSGFAFGMGPERQTMLRYDIDDIRWFFSNDGRFLEQFG
- the hisZ gene encoding ATP phosphoribosyltransferase regulatory subunit, whose product is MGYQLTPEVVRGTRDLFAAAVHQRQALIQTLTATFDQAGYDPIELPLLEHRELYLKKSGDDLIAKLYHWNQGGRDLALRPEWTASVLRAVISGMGDAPIPLRLRYAGPVFRYERPRRATYRQFTQVGIELIGAPGPLADAEALGLAVTGLRELGIQQWTLTIGHIGVIKTLLNSLGLPERITSALTWSLERIRSKGLDAVKQQWRDDDDDLPVDLASLAHLADQDLETLLLRVLPSLGVRLDSGGREPQAIIQRLVRKLRRGDDVLNLDRAWQLLSALTAARGPASVVMQQMRELCQEYTVAPDALDELQTSLTLLEAYGVPADQIVLDFGMGRGLHYYTGLIFEIDGADGLQLCGGGRYDDLVAALGGRATPAVGFAYGLERIVAAVAPAEITPVKSVLVVGDDHGLVIQAAAALRQQGYRTAVDLRQRSYAANLNDARRREMSHLALVSVDGIQLRDLNEQKTQ